The following are from one region of the Oncorhynchus nerka isolate Pitt River linkage group LG8, Oner_Uvic_2.0, whole genome shotgun sequence genome:
- the LOC115133037 gene encoding myosin-binding protein C, slow-type isoform X9, with amino-acid sequence MPEPTKKDETPNGEKESVATDSSEAPMPTPEISLEVSPPPPEQPVETEGKDPQPIEVIKPVQPEPVENGSKEPEPEAVVVGAKEQVESVNSEVKEEAPSPCSPPLPDKDDDATTNTPSPPPPPVWSLGEGQAPEDLDKPVDTPPLSSLLIERPQGGSITVGGDISFVAKVEAQDLLRKPTIKWFKGKWMDLASKTGKHLQLKETFDRRTKIHTFEMHIIKAKDNYAGNYRCEVTYKDKFDSCSFDLEVKELEQSQSVDIRSAFKRSSEGHEDAGDLDFSGLLKHREPKQDETPEVDVWEILKSARPDQYEKIAFEYGITDLRGLLKRLKKTKKEEKKSEAFAKKLDPAYQADKGGKIRLVVDLADPTVELKWYKNGQEIRPTPNQRKFIFEQKGTQRILVINNCGLNDDAAYSVAAGEEKCTTELFVKELPVKITKEIEAVKTTVNERIELECEVSEEGAQVKWCKNGVEVPTGPRSRYRVKSEGLKHWLIIDDASKEDTGTFSLMASGGTSEAKIQVELKPLKIIQDLQDMTVLLGQPLKMHCEIFPGNVPGRWYRNGQLIQSNDRINILQRAKNHRLEIVNSTLHDAGDYTFVPEGYSQSLCAKIHIVDPPRVHLESLNFPDNTVTIVAGNKLRVEIPISGEPAPRVVWMKGERVILDSGHRVRAETFPDHTSLTIDIAEKEDTGNYKIVLQNEAGEAGASIKVKVVDIPDPPEVPLVTEVGGDWCSMTWEPPIYDGGSPILGYFIERKKKQSSRWMRLNFDLNKETTFEPKKMIEGVPYEVRVFAVNAIGVSKPSEPSKAFVPLAVTSEPTMLVVDDVTDTTVTMKWRPPDTIGAAGLDGYLVEYCIEGTDDWRVTNKELTEKTKYTITDLPPEAKILVRVRAINAAGASTPRTLQHSILVKEVIEPPKIRIPRHLKQTYTRKVGEAVNLVIPFMGKPRPKVSWLKEGQTVDPTQVTIRNTDCDSIIFIRKAERKHSGKYDMKVEVENHVDTAIVDIQIVDLPGPPQCVKIDEVWGGNVALDWTPPKDNGNAAITGYTIQKADKKTMEWYTCIEHYHRTCITITELVVGNEYYFRIYSENMVGLSEGATQTKDSALIVKEGMQLKNPEYIDHDFKEPPKFTQPLINTFAIAGYNATLNCSVRANPRPKVIWMKNKIAIIDDPRYRMFSNQGVCTLEIRKPSPYDGGMYSCKAINDLGDALVECKLEVKVPTQE; translated from the exons ATGCCAGAGCCCACAAAAAAAG ATGAGACACCCAATGGTGAAAAAG AGAGTGTTGCCACAGACAGTAGTGAGGCGCCAATGCCCACACCTGAGATATCCCTCGAGGTCTCACCTCCACCCCCAG AACAACCGGTAGAGACTGAGGGGAAGGATCCACAGCCCATAGAGGTGATTAAGCCTGTACAGCCAGAACCAGTAGAGAATGGGTCTAAAGAACCAGAACCAGAGGCGGTTGTGGTCGGGGCTAAAGAGCAAGTCGAGTCTGTGAACTCCGAAGTAAAGGAGGAGGCCCCGTCCCCTTGCTCACCCCCACTGCCTG ATAAAGATGATGACGCTACAACCAACACCCCATCACCACCGCCCCCACCAG TGTGGTCTCTGGGAGAGGGACAGGCTCCAGAGGACCTTGACAAGCCCGTAGACACCCCACCGCTGTCCAGCCTGCTCATAGAAAGACCCCAGGGCGGATCCATCACTGTGG GTGGAGACATCTCCTTTGTTGCCAAGGTGGAGGCCCAAGACCTGCTCCGTAAACCCACCATCAAGTGGTTCAAAGGGAAATGGATGGACCTGGCCAGCAAGACCGGAAAGCACTTGCAACTGAAAGAAACCTTTGACCGACGCACCAAG ATTCATACATTTGAGATGCATATCATCAAGGCCAAAGACAACTATGCTGGAAACTACAGGTGTGAGGTCACCTACAAGGACAAATTTGACAGCTGCTCTTTTGACCTGGAAGTGAAAG AACTGGAACAGTCACAGAGTGTTGATATTCGATCAGCTTTCAAAAGAAG cagtGAAGGACACGAGGATGCAGGGGATCTTGACTTTAGTGGTCTTCTTAAACATAG GGAGCCCAAGCAGGATGAGACCCCCGAAGTGGACGTGTGGGAGATCCTGAAGTCGGCCAGGCCAGACCAGTACGAGAAGATCGCCTTTGAGTATGGCATAACAGACCTGCGGGGTCTGCTCAAGAGGTTGAAGAAGACcaagaaagaggagaagaagagtgaAG CGTTTGCCAAGAAGTTGGATCCAGCATACCAGGCTGACAAAGGAGGGAAGATCCGCTTAGTGGTGGATCTTGCAGACCCCACAGTAGAGCTGAAATGGTACAAGAACGGCCAGGAGATCCGTCCAACTCCAAA TCAAAGGAA GTTTATCTTTGAGCAAAAGGGCACACAGCGGATCCTGGTCATCAACAACTGCGGCCTGAATGATGATGCTGCTTATTCCGTAGCTGCGGGAGAAGAGAAGTGCACCACAGAGCTGTTTGTCAAAG AGTTACCAGTGAAGATTACTAAAGAGATTGAGGCGGTGAAAACGACAGTGAACGAGAGGATTGAGTTGGAGTGTGAAGTGTCTGAAGAAGGTGCTCAAGTAAAATG GTGTAAGAATGGCGTAGAGGTACCGACCGGGCCCCGGTCACGCTACCGTGTCAAGTCTGAGGGGCTGAAACACTGGCTAATCATTGACGATGCCTCAAAGGAGGACACTGGAACATTCTCCCTAATGGCCTCTGGGGGCACCTCTGAAGCCAAAATCCAGGTTGAAT TGAAGCCACTGAAGATTATTCAGGATTTGCAGGACATGACAGTGCTTTTGGGCCAGCCACTGAAGATGCACTGTGAGATCTTCCCTGGGAATGTTCCAGGTCGCTGGTACAGGAACGGACAGTTGATCCAGTCCAACGACCGCATCAACATCCTGCAAAGAGCCAA GAACCACCGATTAGAAATTGTGAACAGCACCCTTCACGATGCCGGGGATTATACCTTTGTGCCAGAGGGATACTCTCAGAGCCTCTGTGCCAAAATTCATATCGTTG ATCCTCCCAGGGTGCACCTGGAGAGCTTGAACTTCCCTGACAACACAGTGACCATTGTGGCAGGAAATAAACTCCGTGTGGAgatccccatcagtggagaaccAGCACCCAGAGTGGtgtggatgaagggagagagg GTAATCCTTGACTCTGGCCACCGTGTGCGAGCTGAAACCTTTCCGGATCACACCAGTCTTACCATCGACATCGCAGAGAAGGAAGACACAGGAAACTACAAGATAGTCCTGCAGAATGAGGCTGGGGAAGCAGGGGCTAGTATCAAAGTCAAGGTGGTGGATATCCCAGACCCTCCTGAAGTTCCCCTAGTCACGGAGGTGGGAGGAGACTGGTGCTCTATGACATGGGAACCCCCGATCTATGACGGAGGCTCACCCATCTTAG GCTACTTCATCGAAAGGAAGAAGAAGCAGAGTTCCAGATGGATGAGGCTGAACTTTGACCTGAACAAAGAGACCACATTTGAGCCTAAAAAGATGATTGAGGGTGTCCCATACGAGGTGCGCGTCTTTGCTGTGAATGCCATCGGTGTGTCCAAACCCAGCGAGCCATCCAAAGCCTTTGTGCCCCTGG CTGTGACCAGCGAGCCCACCATGCTGGTGGTGGATGATGTCACAGACACCACGGTGACCATGAAGTGGCGTCCCCCAGACACCATTGGAGCTGCAGGCTTAGACGGCTACCTGGTGGAGTATTGCATCGAAGGAA CTGATGACTGGAGAGTAACCAATAAGGAGCTGACAGAGAAGACTAAGTACACCATCACTGACCTCCCTCCAGAGGCTAAGATCCTGGTAAGGGTAAGGGCCATCAATGCTGCCGGCGCCAGCACTCCCAGAACACTTCAGCACTCTATCCTGGTCAAAGAGGTCATCG AACCACCTAAGATCCGCATCCCCCGTCACTTGAAGCAGACGTACACTCGTAAAGTCGGAGAAGCCGTCAATCTCGTTATTCCATTCATG GGAAAGCCCAGGCCAAAGGTGAGCTGGCTGAAGGAGGGTCAGACGGTGGACCCCACGCAGGTCACTATCCGCAACACAGACTGTGACAGCATCATCTTCATCCGCAAAGCAGAGAGGAAGCACTCTGGGAAGTACGATAtgaaggtggaggtggagaaccACGTGGACACGGCTATCGTAGACATCCAGATAGTAG ACCTCCCAGGGCCTCCACAGTGTGTGAAGATAGATGAGGTCTGGGGGGGAAACGTGGCTCTGGACTGGACCCCTCCAAAGGACAATGGCAACGCCGCCATTACAGGCTACACCATCCAGAAAGCAGACAAGAAGACCATG GAGTGGTACACGTGTATTGAGCACTACCACCGCACCTGCATCACCATCACCGAGCTGGTGGTGGGGAACGAGTACTACTTCAGAATCTACTCTGAGAACATGGTGGGTCTGAGCGAGGGTGCCACCCAGACCAAGGACAGCGCCCTCATTGTTAAAGAAG GCATGCAACTGAAGAACCCAGAGTACATCGACCACGACTTCAAAGAGCCTCCCAAGTTCACCCAGCCCCTCATCAACACCTTTGCCATCGCTGGTTACAATGCCACCCTCAACTGCAGCGTCCGTGCCAACCCACGG CCCAAAGTGATTTGGATGAAGAATAAGATAGCCATCATTGACGACCCGCGCTACCGCATGTTTAGCAACCAAGGGGTCTGCACCCTGGAGATCCGGAAACCCAGTCCCTACGACGGGGGCATGTACTCCTGCAAGGCCATTAATGACCTGGGTGATGCACTAGTGGAGTGTAAGCTGGAGGTTAAAG
- the LOC115133037 gene encoding myosin-binding protein C, slow-type isoform X6, with amino-acid sequence MPEPTKKDETPNGEKESVATDSSEAPMPTPEISLEVSPPPPEQPVETEGKDPQPIEVIKPVQPEPVENGSKEPEPEAVVVGAKEQVESVNSEVKEEAPSPCSPPLPATVKEEAEPAVTEVNQPPEPVVTVVTPPPPPEPVVTDVTQPPEPVVTVVTPPPHPEPVVTEVTQLPEPVVTVVTPPPPPHPEPVVTEVTQLPEPVVTVVTPPPQPVVTLVTPPPPPPPEPVVTVQVTPPPPPADKDDDATTNTPSPPPPPVWSLGEGQAPEDLDKPVDTPPLSSLLIERPQGGSITVGGDISFVAKVEAQDLLRKPTIKWFKGKWMDLASKTGKHLQLKETFDRRTKIHTFEMHIIKAKDNYAGNYRCEVTYKDKFDSCSFDLEVKELEQSQSVDIRSAFKRSSEGHEDAGDLDFSGLLKHREPKQDETPEVDVWEILKSARPDQYEKIAFEYGITDLRGLLKRLKKTKKEEKKSEAFAKKLDPAYQADKGGKIRLVVDLADPTVELKWYKNGQEIRPTPNQRKFIFEQKGTQRILVINNCGLNDDAAYSVAAGEEKCTTELFVKELPVKITKEIEAVKTTVNERIELECEVSEEGAQVKWCKNGVEVPTGPRSRYRVKSEGLKHWLIIDDASKEDTGTFSLMASGGTSEAKIQVELKPLKIIQDLQDMTVLLGQPLKMHCEIFPGNVPGRWYRNGQLIQSNDRINILQRAKNHRLEIVNSTLHDAGDYTFVPEGYSQSLCAKIHIVDPPRVHLESLNFPDNTVTIVAGNKLRVEIPISGEPAPRVVWMKGERVILDSGHRVRAETFPDHTSLTIDIAEKEDTGNYKIVLQNEAGEAGASIKVKVVDIPDPPEVPLVTEVGGDWCSMTWEPPIYDGGSPILGYFIERKKKQSSRWMRLNFDLNKETTFEPKKMIEGVPYEVRVFAVNAIGVSKPSEPSKAFVPLAVTSEPTMLVVDDVTDTTVTMKWRPPDTIGAAGLDGYLVEYCIEGTDDWRVTNKELTEKTKYTITDLPPEAKILVRVRAINAAGASTPRTLQHSILVKEVIEPPKIRIPRHLKQTYTRKVGEAVNLVIPFMGKPRPKVSWLKEGQTVDPTQVTIRNTDCDSIIFIRKAERKHSGKYDMKVEVENHVDTAIVDIQIVDLPGPPQCVKIDEVWGGNVALDWTPPKDNGNAAITGYTIQKADKKTMEWYTCIEHYHRTCITITELVVGNEYYFRIYSENMVGLSEGATQTKDSALIVKEGMQLKNPEYIDHDFKEPPKFTQPLINTFAIAGYNATLNCSVRANPRPKVIWMKNKIAIIDDPRYRMFSNQGVCTLEIRKPSPYDGGMYSCKAINDLGDALVECKLEVKVPTQE; translated from the exons ATGCCAGAGCCCACAAAAAAAG ATGAGACACCCAATGGTGAAAAAG AGAGTGTTGCCACAGACAGTAGTGAGGCGCCAATGCCCACACCTGAGATATCCCTCGAGGTCTCACCTCCACCCCCAG AACAACCGGTAGAGACTGAGGGGAAGGATCCACAGCCCATAGAGGTGATTAAGCCTGTACAGCCAGAACCAGTAGAGAATGGGTCTAAAGAACCAGAACCAGAGGCGGTTGTGGTCGGGGCTAAAGAGCAAGTCGAGTCTGTGAACTCCGAAGTAAAGGAGGAGGCCCCGTCCCCTTGCTCACCCCCACTGCCTG CAACCGTGAAGGAGGAAGCAGAGCCAGCTGTTACGGAGGTTAACCAACCGCCAGAGCCTGTTGTTACAGTGGTtaccccaccaccacctccagaACCAGTTGTTACGGATGTTACCCAACCGCCAGAGCCTGTTGTTACAGtggttacaccaccaccacatccagAACCAGTTGTTACGGAGGTTACCCAACTGCCAGAGCCTGTTGTTACAGTGgttaccccaccaccaccaccacatccagAACCAGTTGTTACGGAGGTTACCCAACTGCCAGAGCCTGTTGTTACAGTGGTTaccccaccaccacaaccagtTGTTACATTGgttaccccaccaccacccccacctccaGAACCAGTTGTTACGGTGCAGGTTACCCCACCCCCACCTCCAGCAG ATAAAGATGATGACGCTACAACCAACACCCCATCACCACCGCCCCCACCAG TGTGGTCTCTGGGAGAGGGACAGGCTCCAGAGGACCTTGACAAGCCCGTAGACACCCCACCGCTGTCCAGCCTGCTCATAGAAAGACCCCAGGGCGGATCCATCACTGTGG GTGGAGACATCTCCTTTGTTGCCAAGGTGGAGGCCCAAGACCTGCTCCGTAAACCCACCATCAAGTGGTTCAAAGGGAAATGGATGGACCTGGCCAGCAAGACCGGAAAGCACTTGCAACTGAAAGAAACCTTTGACCGACGCACCAAG ATTCATACATTTGAGATGCATATCATCAAGGCCAAAGACAACTATGCTGGAAACTACAGGTGTGAGGTCACCTACAAGGACAAATTTGACAGCTGCTCTTTTGACCTGGAAGTGAAAG AACTGGAACAGTCACAGAGTGTTGATATTCGATCAGCTTTCAAAAGAAG cagtGAAGGACACGAGGATGCAGGGGATCTTGACTTTAGTGGTCTTCTTAAACATAG GGAGCCCAAGCAGGATGAGACCCCCGAAGTGGACGTGTGGGAGATCCTGAAGTCGGCCAGGCCAGACCAGTACGAGAAGATCGCCTTTGAGTATGGCATAACAGACCTGCGGGGTCTGCTCAAGAGGTTGAAGAAGACcaagaaagaggagaagaagagtgaAG CGTTTGCCAAGAAGTTGGATCCAGCATACCAGGCTGACAAAGGAGGGAAGATCCGCTTAGTGGTGGATCTTGCAGACCCCACAGTAGAGCTGAAATGGTACAAGAACGGCCAGGAGATCCGTCCAACTCCAAA TCAAAGGAA GTTTATCTTTGAGCAAAAGGGCACACAGCGGATCCTGGTCATCAACAACTGCGGCCTGAATGATGATGCTGCTTATTCCGTAGCTGCGGGAGAAGAGAAGTGCACCACAGAGCTGTTTGTCAAAG AGTTACCAGTGAAGATTACTAAAGAGATTGAGGCGGTGAAAACGACAGTGAACGAGAGGATTGAGTTGGAGTGTGAAGTGTCTGAAGAAGGTGCTCAAGTAAAATG GTGTAAGAATGGCGTAGAGGTACCGACCGGGCCCCGGTCACGCTACCGTGTCAAGTCTGAGGGGCTGAAACACTGGCTAATCATTGACGATGCCTCAAAGGAGGACACTGGAACATTCTCCCTAATGGCCTCTGGGGGCACCTCTGAAGCCAAAATCCAGGTTGAAT TGAAGCCACTGAAGATTATTCAGGATTTGCAGGACATGACAGTGCTTTTGGGCCAGCCACTGAAGATGCACTGTGAGATCTTCCCTGGGAATGTTCCAGGTCGCTGGTACAGGAACGGACAGTTGATCCAGTCCAACGACCGCATCAACATCCTGCAAAGAGCCAA GAACCACCGATTAGAAATTGTGAACAGCACCCTTCACGATGCCGGGGATTATACCTTTGTGCCAGAGGGATACTCTCAGAGCCTCTGTGCCAAAATTCATATCGTTG ATCCTCCCAGGGTGCACCTGGAGAGCTTGAACTTCCCTGACAACACAGTGACCATTGTGGCAGGAAATAAACTCCGTGTGGAgatccccatcagtggagaaccAGCACCCAGAGTGGtgtggatgaagggagagagg GTAATCCTTGACTCTGGCCACCGTGTGCGAGCTGAAACCTTTCCGGATCACACCAGTCTTACCATCGACATCGCAGAGAAGGAAGACACAGGAAACTACAAGATAGTCCTGCAGAATGAGGCTGGGGAAGCAGGGGCTAGTATCAAAGTCAAGGTGGTGGATATCCCAGACCCTCCTGAAGTTCCCCTAGTCACGGAGGTGGGAGGAGACTGGTGCTCTATGACATGGGAACCCCCGATCTATGACGGAGGCTCACCCATCTTAG GCTACTTCATCGAAAGGAAGAAGAAGCAGAGTTCCAGATGGATGAGGCTGAACTTTGACCTGAACAAAGAGACCACATTTGAGCCTAAAAAGATGATTGAGGGTGTCCCATACGAGGTGCGCGTCTTTGCTGTGAATGCCATCGGTGTGTCCAAACCCAGCGAGCCATCCAAAGCCTTTGTGCCCCTGG CTGTGACCAGCGAGCCCACCATGCTGGTGGTGGATGATGTCACAGACACCACGGTGACCATGAAGTGGCGTCCCCCAGACACCATTGGAGCTGCAGGCTTAGACGGCTACCTGGTGGAGTATTGCATCGAAGGAA CTGATGACTGGAGAGTAACCAATAAGGAGCTGACAGAGAAGACTAAGTACACCATCACTGACCTCCCTCCAGAGGCTAAGATCCTGGTAAGGGTAAGGGCCATCAATGCTGCCGGCGCCAGCACTCCCAGAACACTTCAGCACTCTATCCTGGTCAAAGAGGTCATCG AACCACCTAAGATCCGCATCCCCCGTCACTTGAAGCAGACGTACACTCGTAAAGTCGGAGAAGCCGTCAATCTCGTTATTCCATTCATG GGAAAGCCCAGGCCAAAGGTGAGCTGGCTGAAGGAGGGTCAGACGGTGGACCCCACGCAGGTCACTATCCGCAACACAGACTGTGACAGCATCATCTTCATCCGCAAAGCAGAGAGGAAGCACTCTGGGAAGTACGATAtgaaggtggaggtggagaaccACGTGGACACGGCTATCGTAGACATCCAGATAGTAG ACCTCCCAGGGCCTCCACAGTGTGTGAAGATAGATGAGGTCTGGGGGGGAAACGTGGCTCTGGACTGGACCCCTCCAAAGGACAATGGCAACGCCGCCATTACAGGCTACACCATCCAGAAAGCAGACAAGAAGACCATG GAGTGGTACACGTGTATTGAGCACTACCACCGCACCTGCATCACCATCACCGAGCTGGTGGTGGGGAACGAGTACTACTTCAGAATCTACTCTGAGAACATGGTGGGTCTGAGCGAGGGTGCCACCCAGACCAAGGACAGCGCCCTCATTGTTAAAGAAG GCATGCAACTGAAGAACCCAGAGTACATCGACCACGACTTCAAAGAGCCTCCCAAGTTCACCCAGCCCCTCATCAACACCTTTGCCATCGCTGGTTACAATGCCACCCTCAACTGCAGCGTCCGTGCCAACCCACGG CCCAAAGTGATTTGGATGAAGAATAAGATAGCCATCATTGACGACCCGCGCTACCGCATGTTTAGCAACCAAGGGGTCTGCACCCTGGAGATCCGGAAACCCAGTCCCTACGACGGGGGCATGTACTCCTGCAAGGCCATTAATGACCTGGGTGATGCACTAGTGGAGTGTAAGCTGGAGGTTAAAG